The DNA region TTCTGACAATGCCAGAATGCCGCACCTGCAGATCAACAGCCAAACTTCGATCAAGCGAGCCTGCTTGCTAGGCATCGGGATCGCCATGCTGCCGGACTATATCGTCGGCCGTGATCCGGGACTTTTACAGCTCGCCATCCCGGCAGACATCCCGTCCTTCGATACCTATTTTTGCTACCCCGACGAGATCAAGAACGCAGCAAAGCTCAAGGCATTCAGAGATTTCATCGTCGCAAAGGCTCGAAACTGGAACTTCTGAGGCCTGCCGCCTCAATGAAATAGTATGCCTCGCGCACCGACCTGCGCTCACCGCATGCCTGACATGCATAAAAAAGCATTGTTCACTGCACAAAAAACCACCATATCGCACACAGCTGATGCACATGGTGGCTTTTTCCTCCCAGTTCCACCGCAGCAGCTGTTCCCCTCTGGAGGTTTTAACCTTCACAATTTAAAGGGCCCTGGTTTTCCAGTGGCCCTCTTTTTTTGCCGTTGGGCCGGAACAAAATCGACCCTGCGGCATTGGGGGCGTAAGGCGGAACTATCGCCGCGTCCCGATAAATGGAGCGCGCGTCGAGCCTCCGCCCCTGTCGATAAGCCGAGTTTACTGGAGGGGTCATGTACCTAGAGGACGTGATGAAGGCGCTGGCGCATCCTGCGCGCATGGAAATGTTGATTTGGCTGAAAGAACCCAACCAATATTTTGGTGTTCCAAAGGATGAGGCTGGAGAAGGCATCAGCGCCGGGCAGTTTGAACGCTCAGGGCTGTCGCAGTCTGCCGTCTCGGCGCATCTGGCGACCTTGCAGCGGGCAGGCCTAATCAGCTCCAAACGCGTTGGCCAGCGGGTCTTGTATCGGCGCGAGGAAGACACCATCAAGGAATTTATCAAGACCTTGAACGGAATGCTCTGACCACCCACATGCCTGGTCCCCGGCGACCAATCCTCCCCCGCCGGAAACGCTCAAGAGGTTTCATGTCCAAGCTCTTTGAACCGACGACCGTCGGCCGTATTTCCGTGGCGAACCGAGTTGCCATGGCCCCCCTCACGCGCAACCGTTCGCCGGGTGCCGTTCCCAATGACCTCAACGTCGAATACTACCGCCAGCGGGCCGGTGCCGGCCTCATTGTCAGCGAAGGCACGGCCATCAGCCACCAGGGCCAGGGTTATGCGGATGTGCCAGGCCTCTATCTGCCGGAAGCGATTGAAGGCTGGAAGAAGGTGACCGCTGCGGTTCATGCCGCCGGCGGCAAGATCGTGACGCAGCTCTGGCATGTGGGCCGCATTTCGCACACGTCGCTTCAGCCGAATGGCGGCAAGCCAGTGGCACCGTCTGCCATAGCGGCGAAGTCCAAGACCTATATCCTGAATGCCGACGGCTCCGGCGCCTTTGCCGAAACATCTGAGCCGCGCGCTCTGGAACTCTCGGAAATCCCGGGCTTGATCGAAGATTACCGCAAGGCGGCGCGTGCCGCGATCGAGGCTGGATTTGACGGTGTCGAGATCCATGCGGCCAACGGCTATCTGCTCGAGCAGTTCATGCGCTCGAACAGCAACCAACGCAGCGATGCCTATGGTGGCTCGATCGAAAACCGCATTCGTCTGACGATCGAAGTCGTGGACGCGATTGTCAAGGAGATCGGCGCCGACCGCACCGGCATCCGCATTTCCCCGACGACGCCGGCCAACGACGTCTCGGATCCCGATCCGGCTGCCGTCTACACGGCTTTGGTGGAAAAGCTCGCAGGCTTCGATCTCGCCTTCATCCATGTCATCGAAGGGGCCACGGGCGGCCCGCGCGATGTCCTGCCCTTCGACTGGAAGGCACTGAAAGCTGCCTACCGCGAAAAGGGCGGCAAAGGCACCTGGATGGTCAACAATGGTTATGACAGGGCTGCCGCCATGGAAGCGGTCGACAGCGGCTATGCCGATGTCGTCGCCTTCGGACGCCCCTTCATCGCCAATCCGGACCTTGTCCGCCGACTGAAGGAAGATGCAGCCTGGAACGAGCTGGAGACGGCAACGCTCTATGGCGGCGGGGCTCAGGGCTACACGACCTATCCGGCGCTCGCCTGATTCCAACCCGATACGCAAATTTGGCCCTCGCATTCAATGCGAGGGCCTTCGTTTTTGCCGACCTCACGCGCGCGAAAACCGGGCCTTGGCAATACCCATGGCCACATCGGCCATGATCAGCCCATTGAGCGGATGCAGCGCCCCGATCATGGGAAAGCGGCTTCCCAGGCCCGCCAACGTCACCTGCGCGAGGTAGACGGCCGTGAGGATCCCGGCATCCCGGCGAAAGCGGCGAAGGCCGGGAATGGCGAGCGCCAGCCCCAGCATGCCGAGCACAGGAACCGACAGCAGCCCACCGGACAAGCCATGCAGTCCCCAGGCGTCGGCCGCGCCGAAGATCGACATGCCCGCCAGCAGGAACTGACCGGCAATGCCGACCAGCGACAGGACTGCGAAGCCGGAGAAAAGGCCGAAGGAGAGCCAGCGCCCCTGCTCGCGCACGATTCCGGCCGTCATACTGCACCGCCCGATATCATGAACTGCACTCCCGCAGGCTTGGCACTCGAAGCAGGAAGGCAGCCGAGGCTTGCAAGCGTCGTTTTCACCGCTTCGTCGAGCGGCGTGTGCGGCTCGGTGCCGAGACGTTCCACCAGCAGCTTGTTGTCGAGCCGGATCGTGCGCTTCCACAGGTAACGCATCTCATGCAGTTCCCGCAACAGCGGCACGAAGGGCCGTGCAAGCCCTGCGAGGAACCAGGGGAAGGACCAGACGCGGATCGACGGATTGCCGACCGCCCGGCCGATCGCCTTTGCCATCTGCGTGCCATCGTCATCGAAGAAACCATCCATGTGAAAGCGGGCAAAGGCAGGCAACTGGTCCGCCTTGTCGAGAAGCTGCATGAAAGTCTCGGCCACATCCGGCAGATAGGCCCAGGCATGGCCGACACTCTTCCGCCCCGGGTTGACGACGAAACGCACCGATTTTCCCGGCATTACCAGCCCCTGGGCAAACCAGTTGTTGCCGGCGTCAGGTCCGAAGAAGTCACCTGCCCGCACCAGGATAACCTGTATGCCCTCTTCAGATGCCCGTTCCAGCCGTCGCTCCAGTTCCACCCGGATGCCACCCTTGACGCTGACCGGTATCTGCGGGCTGTCTTCGGAAAGAAGCGGATACGCGTCCGGCCCGTAATTGTAGACCGTGCCCGGCATCAGGATGCGCGCACCAACGGCACGGGCAGCGGCGATGGTATTGTCGATCATCGGCAGCACCAGTTGCCCCCAATTGCGATAGCCGGGCGGATTGACGCCATGCACGATCAGGCCGACGCCCTCTGCGGCCCGCAACACGTCATCGGCATTCATGGCGTCCCCCTTCACCCACTCATAAGCGGGCCGCGCCACCATCTGGGCGGTCGGGTTGCGGTGCATGGCCCGTACCTTGTATCCGCGCGCCACCAAAGCTTCAGCAAGCGCGCCGCCAACACCGCCGGTGGCACCCAGAACAAGAGCCACGGGGGGGCGGGCAATGGCATTCATCTGCGTCATGTCGGTCTCCTTCGGATCTGGACTATGGAGAAGATGCCATGCGACGGGGCTATTCGAAATTGCCAAACAACTTCGATCTGATATACGCAAATGTATGGCAATCGATCACATCAGTTGGGACCACTACCGCACCTTCCTCGCCGTGCTCGACACGGGCTCCCTGTCGGCTGCCGCCCGCAGCCTGGGCCTGACCCAACCCACGGCAGGCCGTCATATAGAGGCGCTGGAACAGGCCTTCGGCGGCCCCCTTTTCCTCCGTGGCCCGCAAGGCCTGCTCCCGACGGAGAAGGCGAGCGCCATGCATGGCCATGCGCGGTCGATGGCCGCCATGTCGGCGTCCCTCGCCCGCATCGCTTCCGGAGATATGGAAGGCGTGCGCGGCACCGTGCGCATCAGCGCCAGCGAAGTCATCGCCATCGAAGCATTGCCGAAGATTTTCGCCGAACTGCAAGACCGCCATCCGGATCTTGAGATTGAACTCTCCGCGTCCGATACGGTCGAAGACCTTTTGAACCAGGAAGCGGATATTGCGGTGCGCATGACCACACCGCAGCAGAACGCGCTTCTCAGCCGCCACATTGGCCGGCTCCCCATGGGCTTCTTCGCCCATCGGCTCTATTTGGAGCGGCATGGCCGTCCGACGGACCTAACCGGATTGTCGGACCACCGCCTGATCGGCTTTGATCGCCAGCTCGCCTATATCCGCGACATTTTGAAGGACAATCCGGTCTTGGCCGACCTGCGCTTCCGGTTCCGAGCCGACAGCAATCTCGCCCAGCTTGCGGCCATCCGCGCCGGCATTGGCATCGGCGTCTGCCAAGTCGCGCTTGGTCGCGCTGATCCCGATCTGGTGGAGGTTCTGCCGGGCAGGATCGACCTCGCCCTGGAAACCTATGTCGTGATGCATGAAAGCCTGAAAACCACGCCGCGCTACCGCGCGACTTTCGACGCTCTTGTCGCGGGGCTGTTCGAATTTGCAGGCCGACAGGGCGGTGGCGCTGCGGCCGAATCGTGACGTCAGAAACCGGTTTGCTGCAGTTCAAACGGCAACTGCATCAGACCGTGGGAGCAGACGTCTCAACGAAGGCGTCGACAACCTCGATTTCCGGCCGGTCGCCGCCATCGCTATACTCTTCTCGCCAGCGCCCGTTTTCATCTTGATAGCTGATCGTCACCGGCTCGTCGCCAACTTGCTGTTCGGCAACGACGATCCGCACGGCCTCCATCGCCTGATCATGGGTCGCGAACGCTTCCGAATAAACGCCGCCAAGCCGATAGGCCCAGCCGCCGTCATGAGGAACGATCTCGTAGATGATCTTCACCATGGCCTTCTCCTCCTCGGCTGAAGCGATTATTCCATCAAATCGGCGAGGGCGCAAATCTGTGGCGATGCCATCTTGCCAAGGGAACAGGAGCGTGTTCCACCCGTTACATGGAACAAAGGGGACCTCTTCCATGATCTCAGCGCTGAAGCAGGAAAGACTCCTGCTCATTCCGATCCTGTTGGGCATCGCCGCATGGTTTGGCGAGCATGCGCTGCTGGAGCACGGGCAGGTCGCTTCGCTGGTCGGTGCCGCAATCCTGATCGCGGCCATTGTCGTCGGGTCGATGCGGGTTGCCCATCACGCCGAGGTTCTGGCGCACAAGGTTGGCGACCCCTATGGCACGATGATCCTCACCCTCTCCGCTGTCGCGGTAGAGGTGATCATCCTTACCATTATGATGAACAAGGGCGGCTCCCCGACGCTCGTGCGTGACACCATTTACTCGGCCGTCATGCTGGATATTAACGGTATCCTGGGTCTCGCCGCCCTGATTGGTGGCCTGAAACACGGCGAACAACCCTATAACGACGACAGCGGCAAGACCTATGGCGTCATGATCCTAACCGCCATGGGCATTTCCATGGTCGTCCCGGAATTCATTCCCACCGATCGCTGGCAATATTATTCCGTCTTCACGATCTTTGCCATGCTGGCCCTTTACGGCCTCTTCCTGCGCATGCAGGTCGGCACCCACAGCTACTTCTTCTCCTACAGCTATCCGAACCGGGCCGCCGAAAAGCAGACCAAGCCCAAGCCCGCCACGGCTGGCCAAGGCAAACGCCGCGGGCAGGGTCCCGCCAACGCCATTCCTAATCCCGGACGTGCAAAAACTGTCGAACGGGCGGAACCCTCCGCACTATGGTCGATCGGCGTCATCCTCTTCGGCGTCGTGCTGATCGGCATTCTTGCCGAGGTCATGTCGGTGCTGATGGACGCGGGCCTGGAAGGCACGGGCGCACCGGTCGCCCTCACCGCCATTCTTGTTGCCGCGATTTCGGCAGCTCCCGAGATTCTCACCGCTTTGAGGGCCGCCTTGCGCAACCGGATGCAGGCAACCATCAACATCGCCATGGGCGCCTCCCTCTCGACCGTCATTTTGACGGTCCCTGTGATGGAAGGCATCGCTCTCTACACTGGCCAGCCTTTTGTCATGGCCATGACACCGGTTCAGACGACAATGGTTGCCATTACGCTGATCGCCGCTGCCATCAACCTGAACGACGGCGAGACCAATGCCATCGAAGGCATGACCCATTTCGTCCTCTTCGCCACCTTCATCATGCTCGCCTTCCTCGGCCTGTGATTCGCTGGGTGCAACGCACGCGGTCTTCACGCCGAGGTGACGTCTTGACCGGAACTTTTGTGGAAAGTTCCCGTTCACCCCGCACGGATCGGCCCCTTCGGCCCTTCCGCCGCATTGTCAACACGATGCGGTTGAAGATCGCCCCCCGTCGGGTTCCGGGGGCTAACGCGGGAGTCGAACGTGAAAAGATTGGACGTCATTGATGGCATGCGAGGCTACTTCCTCGTCTTTATGCTGATCAACCACATGGTGTTTGCCGGCGGCCTCTGGCTCGTCGAAATCAACCACCGCAACCTCGCCTTTGTCGAGGACGCCCAGGGATTTGTCTTCCTGTCCGGCCTGCTGACTGGCATGGTCTATGCCCGAAAGATGATGAAGGATGGCTATCACGTCGGCCGTGACCGGATCTGGTCGCGGGCGCTGGAGCTTTACCGTTACGCGATGGGCGTGGTGCTCGTCATCCTCGTGCTGCAGCTTCTACTACCGGGTGCGGTCCAGGCCTGGCAGAACTGGCTGGGAACTGTGAGCCTAAAGGATCCGACATCCTTGGCACCGGTTGCCGCCTTTCTCGTGCAGCCGACTTTCATGGATATCCTGCCGCAATACATCGCCTATATGGTCTTTGCGCCCATCGTCATCTGGTTCTGCTTGCGCGGCCAGTGGCTGGGCGTCGCGATCGCCTCCCTGCTCGTCTGGCTTGCCGCCCAGCTCGGCCTGCAGCGCATCGTGACCTATCCGCTGAATGCCTGGCTCGCCGGGGCTCCGGATCAGGAAGGTTTGCGCGTCAGCTTCAACCTGATGGGCTGGCAGATCGTTTTCTTTGCCGGCATTATCGCGGGCACCCTCACGTCGATGGGCAAGATCGAATGGCAGAAGGTCTTCGACCCCAGGCGCACCACGCTTGCCTGGACCGCACTTGCCGTCACCATCTTCTTCCTGCCGCTGCGCATCACCACTGCCCATGGCCTGATGCCGGGCTTCGTGCTGGAAAAGTTCGGCCTGATGGAAGTGCGCGCCGATTTCGGTCCAGTCTACCTGATCAACTTCGCCGCCGTCGCCTATGGCATAGCCTGGATCCTGATCGCCGGCCCGCGTCATCACAGCCCGCTGATCCAGAAGTTGGCATCAGGCCTCACCAGCCTGTTCACGCTCAACTTCCTGCAGCTGCTCGGCCGCCACTCCTTGCAGATCTATGTCTGGCACGTGTTGATCGTCTACATGGTCTATTATATCGACGGAAACACGCCGGAACTGTCGCAGCTGACCAAGACGGCGATTACCGCCGCAGCCCTCGGCGCACTCGCTTTGCCGGCGCTCTGGCGGGATCGCGAACGCCTCTTTGCCGGCACGCCGATCCTTGGCCCCTGGGTCAAGACGCCGGCCTGACGGGCAAGTCTTCAGAGGCGGGACCGAGTGTCCCGCCTTTCTTTTTATAGGCTGATGATCACTCGCGGATGAACCAAACTTGATGACGCCCGGCCTTTCGATCCGGAGCTTCGGGCCCAAATCAGCATTGAACCCCGTGTTGAAGAAATCGAGGAGATCGCGATGAACCACCTGCCCCTTCTGCTCGCCGGCACCATCTTGTCCGCAACCGTCGTCGCCCTGCCCGCGAATGCCCAGCAGGCAGGCGCACCGGCCGAGACTCAGGCCCCCAACGCCCCCGACCAGCAGCCGGCATTTCAGGGACAGACCCGCGCGCCGCAACCGGCCCAACCCGCCGACATCGAGACGGAAGTGGTGGCAGACGATCTGCCCCATCTCTGGTCGATGGAATTCCTCCCCGACGGCCGCATGCTGGTGACCGCAAAGGCCGGCGCCATGCACATTATCGGCAAGGACGGCAAGGCTGGCCCCGAAATCTCCGGGGTCCCCAAGGTATTGGCCAATGGCCAGGGCGGCCTGCTCGACGTGGCGCTTGCTCCGGACTATGAAACCTCGGGCAGGATCTTCTTCTCCTTCTCCGAACCCCGCGACGACGGCAACGGCACCTCGGTCGCTTCGGCCCATCTCGTCCCCGACGACCAGGGCGGCGGCGCTCTTGAGGACGTCGACGTCATCTTCCGCCAGATGCCGAGTTACGACGGCAACAAGCATTTCGGCTCCCGCCTCGCTTTCGGCCCAGAAGGCGAGCTCTACGTTACGGTTGGCGAACGGTCGGACCGCGAGCCCCGCGTCCAGGCCCAGGACCTGCAAAGCGGCCTCGGCAAGATCTTCCGCATCACCCAGACCGGTGAAGCCTTTGCCGGCAATCCCTTTGTCGGTGAGGACAAGGCGCAACCGGAAATCTGGTCGCTGGGCCACCGCAACCTGCAATCCGCCACGATCGACGGCCAGGGCCGCCTTTGGACGGTCGAGCATGGCCCGAGGGGCGGCGACGAGCTGAACCTGCCTCAGGCCGGCAAGAACTATGGCTGGCCGGAAGTCACCTACGGCGTGGAATACAGCGGCGCAAAGGTCGGCGATGGCGTGACCCAGATGGCCGATACCGAGCAGCCCGTCTACTATTGGGATCCCGTCATCGCCCCCTCGGGCATGACTTATTACGACGCCGACGCCATCCCCGAATGGAAAGGCGCATTTTTGGTCGGCGGCCTCGTCAGCCAGGGCGTGGTCGTCCTGCACATGGAAAACGACCGCGTGAAGCACGAGGAGCGAATAGACCTCGACGCCCGCATCCGCGACGTCAAGGTCGGCCCTGACGGCGCCGTCTACGCCGTCACCGAACAGCGCGGCGGCGGCAAGTCCACGATCGTCAAGCTGACCAAGGCTTGAGCCACGGTTCCGCCTCTGGTCGCTGCAATCAGGGGCGGAACGCCACCGGGTGATCGACGAGGGCGCGGTCGACCGTCACCAGGCTCAGGCCTTCGACGTGACATTGCGCGAGCAGAAGCCGGTCGAACGGATCGCGGGTGGGCGGCGCCGGGTCGAGCGTATGCAGGACGTGCGCAACGTCTATTCCCAAAATCTCCAACCTGCCCAATTTCAAGTTTGCCGGGATATCCGAAAGCCGCATGCCCGTATCCAACTTCCCAAGCCTGCTTTTGATGGCAATTTCCCAGAGAGTGGCCACACTGACGAAGCCAGTTACACCGCCAACCGAGAAATGCCTGCTGATATGCCGGAATTGCTGATCGAAATTCCGCCTCAGAAGGGCGAGCACGATATGAGTATCGAGCAGCAGGCGCGGCACTAGGGAAGCGGCCTCAGGAGAAAATCTTCAGGAAGCGGATCATCGAAATCATCAGCAATATACGGGACTGCATTCTCGACACCGATTGACCGAAGGTGAGCCTGCATAGCCTCCCAATCGATGCCACCTTTCTTCGGCTTCGTCTCTTCCCCGCCTGCCCCCGCATGCGGCACCAGATCCAGCACCGGCTTGCCATCCCGCGTCACGGTCACGACTTCACCCTGCTCAACCGCCCGGGCGAGCGCGTCCAGATCGCGTGTGGCTTCCTGCAGGCTGACCGTCTTCATGCAACCGAGAATACCACAGGCCCTCGCCCCCCTCAACAAGGCCGAAAACGCCGAAAGGGCCCGCCTTGCGACGAGCCCTTCCAAAAAACCGATAAACGTGACGCTTACTTCAGCGAAGCGCAGAAGCGCTGGATGCGGCTGCAGGCCTCTTCCAGCTTGGCATTCGAGGTCGCGTAGGACACGCGGAAGTTCGGGCCGAGGCCGAAGGACGAGCCGTGCACGGTGGCGACACCTTCGGTCGCCAGCAACTCCATGACGAAGTCTTCGTCATTGGCGATGACCTTGCCCGATGGCGCGGTCTTTCCGATGAGGGCAGCGCAGGACGGATAAACGTAGAAGGCGCCTTCCGGCTTCGGGCAAACGATGCCGGAAGCCTGGTTCAGCATCGAGACGACGAGGTCGCGGCGCTCTTCGAAGGCCTTCTTCGATTCCGTGATGAAGTCCTGCGGACCATTGAGCGCCTCAACGGCGGCCCACTGGGCAACCGAGCAGGCGCCGGAGGTCTGCTGGCCCTGGATCATGTCCATCGCCTTGATCAGCGGCAGCGGACCGGCCGCATAGCCGATACGCCAGCCCGTCATCGCATAGGCCTTGGAGACGCCGTTCATGGTCAGCGTACGCTCATAGAGCTTCGGCTCGACCTGCGCCGGCGTGTAATAGACAAAGTCGCCGAAGACGAGATGTTCATACATGTCGTCGGTCAGAACCCAGACATGCGGATGCTTCAGCAACACGTCGGTCAGCGCCTTCAGCTCTTCCTTGCTATAGGCGGCACCCGACGGGTTGGACGGAGAGTTGAACATGAACCACTTGGTCTTCGGCGTGATCGCCTTGTCCAGCTGCTCGGCCGTCAGCTTAAAATTGTTCTCGATCGTCGTCTCGACGAAGACAGGCGTGCCGCCGCACAGCGCAATCATTTCCGGATAGGAAACCCAGAACGGCGCCGGGATGACGACTTCATCGCCCGGATTGATCGTCGCCATGAAGGCGTTGAACAGGATCTGCTTGCCGCCGGTACCGACGATCACCTGTTCGGGCTTGTAGTCGAGACCATTCTCGCGCTTAAACTTGTCGGCAATTGCCTTGCGAAGTTCCGGAATGCCGGCCACCGGCGTGTACTTCGTCTCCCCACGAGCGATGGCGGCAACGGCCGCGTCCTTGATGTTCTGCGGCGTATCGAAGTCGGGCTCGCCGACGGAAAGCGAGATGACGTCTTTTCCCTGCGCTTTGAGCTCCCGGGCCATCTGCGTGACAGCAATGGTCGCGGAAGGCTTGATACGGGAAAGGGCGTCGGCAAGGAAAGCCATGAGGGTGTGTCCTGAGCTGATTGAACATCGACCCCGGTCCTCGGGGCCTCAGGTCCAAGCTCTATGGCGAAAGAGCCCGGCCCTTTCAAGCGGAAAGCATCGCAGACGCGTGAAGAATCGCGTCACCATGGCAATCGCCCCGCCCGGCCCTTGCTGCGGTCACCCCACACCAATATGAGCACGAACCGGAATGGCCACAATTCCGTCTCGCTCCTGTCCAGAAGTGGGCGTTCCATCAGGCATCCGAGAGCAAGAGCGAGGATCCGCCATGCCCCTTCAAGACCTGGACGCCAGACCGCCATCCCGCGCCAGCCGTTTTCGCCTTCGCATGGGAATCGTTGCAGCCCTTTTAATTGGCACTGCCTCAGTCGGCATTGCCAATCCGCAGACGGTCCCGCGCGAGCCTGTAGCGGGCACCACACAGGAGACCGCGCACTCCGCCCCACTGCCTGCCAGCCGCGAGGTCACCTCAAGCATCAGCTTGATGACCACGCCAGCCCTCAACGCGCGGCACTCACCGGGAACCAGCTCGCT from Rhizobium glycinendophyticum includes:
- a CDS encoding LysR family transcriptional regulator; translated protein: MAIDHISWDHYRTFLAVLDTGSLSAAARSLGLTQPTAGRHIEALEQAFGGPLFLRGPQGLLPTEKASAMHGHARSMAAMSASLARIASGDMEGVRGTVRISASEVIAIEALPKIFAELQDRHPDLEIELSASDTVEDLLNQEADIAVRMTTPQQNALLSRHIGRLPMGFFAHRLYLERHGRPTDLTGLSDHRLIGFDRQLAYIRDILKDNPVLADLRFRFRADSNLAQLAAIRAGIGIGVCQVALGRADPDLVEVLPGRIDLALETYVVMHESLKTTPRYRATFDALVAGLFEFAGRQGGGAAAES
- a CDS encoding PQQ-dependent sugar dehydrogenase codes for the protein MNHLPLLLAGTILSATVVALPANAQQAGAPAETQAPNAPDQQPAFQGQTRAPQPAQPADIETEVVADDLPHLWSMEFLPDGRMLVTAKAGAMHIIGKDGKAGPEISGVPKVLANGQGGLLDVALAPDYETSGRIFFSFSEPRDDGNGTSVASAHLVPDDQGGGALEDVDVIFRQMPSYDGNKHFGSRLAFGPEGELYVTVGERSDREPRVQAQDLQSGLGKIFRITQTGEAFAGNPFVGEDKAQPEIWSLGHRNLQSATIDGQGRLWTVEHGPRGGDELNLPQAGKNYGWPEVTYGVEYSGAKVGDGVTQMADTEQPVYYWDPVIAPSGMTYYDADAIPEWKGAFLVGGLVSQGVVVLHMENDRVKHEERIDLDARIRDVKVGPDGAVYAVTEQRGGGKSTIVKLTKA
- a CDS encoding ArsR/SmtB family transcription factor; this encodes MYLEDVMKALAHPARMEMLIWLKEPNQYFGVPKDEAGEGISAGQFERSGLSQSAVSAHLATLQRAGLISSKRVGQRVLYRREEDTIKEFIKTLNGML
- a CDS encoding pyridoxal phosphate-dependent aminotransferase produces the protein MAFLADALSRIKPSATIAVTQMARELKAQGKDVISLSVGEPDFDTPQNIKDAAVAAIARGETKYTPVAGIPELRKAIADKFKRENGLDYKPEQVIVGTGGKQILFNAFMATINPGDEVVIPAPFWVSYPEMIALCGGTPVFVETTIENNFKLTAEQLDKAITPKTKWFMFNSPSNPSGAAYSKEELKALTDVLLKHPHVWVLTDDMYEHLVFGDFVYYTPAQVEPKLYERTLTMNGVSKAYAMTGWRIGYAAGPLPLIKAMDMIQGQQTSGACSVAQWAAVEALNGPQDFITESKKAFEERRDLVVSMLNQASGIVCPKPEGAFYVYPSCAALIGKTAPSGKVIANDEDFVMELLATEGVATVHGSSFGLGPNFRVSYATSNAKLEEACSRIQRFCASLK
- a CDS encoding type II toxin-antitoxin system VapC family toxin, with the translated sequence MPRLLLDTHIVLALLRRNFDQQFRHISRHFSVGGVTGFVSVATLWEIAIKSRLGKLDTGMRLSDIPANLKLGRLEILGIDVAHVLHTLDPAPPTRDPFDRLLLAQCHVEGLSLVTVDRALVDHPVAFRP
- a CDS encoding type II toxin-antitoxin system Phd/YefM family antitoxin, which translates into the protein MKTVSLQEATRDLDALARAVEQGEVVTVTRDGKPVLDLVPHAGAGGEETKPKKGGIDWEAMQAHLRSIGVENAVPYIADDFDDPLPEDFLLRPLP
- a CDS encoding alkene reductase gives rise to the protein MSKLFEPTTVGRISVANRVAMAPLTRNRSPGAVPNDLNVEYYRQRAGAGLIVSEGTAISHQGQGYADVPGLYLPEAIEGWKKVTAAVHAAGGKIVTQLWHVGRISHTSLQPNGGKPVAPSAIAAKSKTYILNADGSGAFAETSEPRALELSEIPGLIEDYRKAARAAIEAGFDGVEIHAANGYLLEQFMRSNSNQRSDAYGGSIENRIRLTIEVVDAIVKEIGADRTGIRISPTTPANDVSDPDPAAVYTALVEKLAGFDLAFIHVIEGATGGPRDVLPFDWKALKAAYREKGGKGTWMVNNGYDRAAAMEAVDSGYADVVAFGRPFIANPDLVRRLKEDAAWNELETATLYGGGAQGYTTYPALA
- a CDS encoding calcium:proton antiporter, whose protein sequence is MISALKQERLLLIPILLGIAAWFGEHALLEHGQVASLVGAAILIAAIVVGSMRVAHHAEVLAHKVGDPYGTMILTLSAVAVEVIILTIMMNKGGSPTLVRDTIYSAVMLDINGILGLAALIGGLKHGEQPYNDDSGKTYGVMILTAMGISMVVPEFIPTDRWQYYSVFTIFAMLALYGLFLRMQVGTHSYFFSYSYPNRAAEKQTKPKPATAGQGKRRGQGPANAIPNPGRAKTVERAEPSALWSIGVILFGVVLIGILAEVMSVLMDAGLEGTGAPVALTAILVAAISAAPEILTALRAALRNRMQATINIAMGASLSTVILTVPVMEGIALYTGQPFVMAMTPVQTTMVAITLIAAAINLNDGETNAIEGMTHFVLFATFIMLAFLGL
- a CDS encoding NAD-dependent epimerase/dehydratase family protein produces the protein MTQMNAIARPPVALVLGATGGVGGALAEALVARGYKVRAMHRNPTAQMVARPAYEWVKGDAMNADDVLRAAEGVGLIVHGVNPPGYRNWGQLVLPMIDNTIAAARAVGARILMPGTVYNYGPDAYPLLSEDSPQIPVSVKGGIRVELERRLERASEEGIQVILVRAGDFFGPDAGNNWFAQGLVMPGKSVRFVVNPGRKSVGHAWAYLPDVAETFMQLLDKADQLPAFARFHMDGFFDDDGTQMAKAIGRAVGNPSIRVWSFPWFLAGLARPFVPLLRELHEMRYLWKRTIRLDNKLLVERLGTEPHTPLDEAVKTTLASLGCLPASSAKPAGVQFMISGGAV
- a CDS encoding DUF6220 domain-containing protein — its product is MTAGIVREQGRWLSFGLFSGFAVLSLVGIAGQFLLAGMSIFGAADAWGLHGLSGGLLSVPVLGMLGLALAIPGLRRFRRDAGILTAVYLAQVTLAGLGSRFPMIGALHPLNGLIMADVAMGIAKARFSRA
- a CDS encoding DUF2188 domain-containing protein; translated protein: MVKIIYEIVPHDGGWAYRLGGVYSEAFATHDQAMEAVRIVVAEQQVGDEPVTISYQDENGRWREEYSDGGDRPEIEVVDAFVETSAPTV
- a CDS encoding OpgC family protein gives rise to the protein MKRLDVIDGMRGYFLVFMLINHMVFAGGLWLVEINHRNLAFVEDAQGFVFLSGLLTGMVYARKMMKDGYHVGRDRIWSRALELYRYAMGVVLVILVLQLLLPGAVQAWQNWLGTVSLKDPTSLAPVAAFLVQPTFMDILPQYIAYMVFAPIVIWFCLRGQWLGVAIASLLVWLAAQLGLQRIVTYPLNAWLAGAPDQEGLRVSFNLMGWQIVFFAGIIAGTLTSMGKIEWQKVFDPRRTTLAWTALAVTIFFLPLRITTAHGLMPGFVLEKFGLMEVRADFGPVYLINFAAVAYGIAWILIAGPRHHSPLIQKLASGLTSLFTLNFLQLLGRHSLQIYVWHVLIVYMVYYIDGNTPELSQLTKTAITAAALGALALPALWRDRERLFAGTPILGPWVKTPA